GAAGTGCTGCTGGAGTATTGCTGGACATTCATCAAGCTGCCGGATGCGTGGGGCTACGAGTTGATTCACCCGACTCTGCCCGGCGCGCGCAAGGTCATCCAGCCTTGGAAGGGCTACTGGGTGTTTGCCGGCAAGGAAGCCGAGGTTGAACTGCATCCTGTTGGAGTTGCTTCTCCTCCGCCCGCACCTGCTTCGGTGGGCGTCGCAGCTAGTGATGAGCGGCTGGAGGAGGCGCGCAGCCGCGGGCGCGACCGGCGACGGCAGCCCAGAGGTCCAAGGCTTCCCACCGAGCCTGGTTTGCCGGACATCACCCCGGTGCCTGAGCACAGCGGCGAGTGGTTCATCAGCATCACCGCGACCGGTGGCGGCATGATGGATTCCGACAACTTCCTGGGCGTCTCGGACGATTCTTCGCTGGATGGAATCGTGAACCCGCCTCGCGGGTCCCGGTACGTGGATGTCTACTTCCCGACCGGTGGAGGGGCACAGCATGCCAGCGATGTCCGGCTGCCGTCTTCGCAAGGACACACCTGGGAATTCGAGGTCGCCACAAGCGCTCCCGGGGAGCAGCACAGCCTGCGCTTCTACGGTGTTGAGACGGTGCCGTTCGGGGTAACGCTCACCCTGCTGGATCTGCAGAACGGCGGACGTGTGGATCTTCGCTCCTGCAGCGAGTATTTCTTCACGGCTCCGGCCGATGGGAAGCCGGCCCGGTTCCGGGTGCTCGCCATTCCTGCATAACGGCAGCCCACCAGGGCTAAGGACTTGCTTCAGACCCCGATAGCCAGTGCCAGCCGGGGAGGGGAAGACTCCGAGTCTTCCCCTCCCTTCTCGTCCTTGGGGTGCGGCCGGGCGGCAGGTTCAGCAGAGCCCCATCTCCAGTCGTTTCTCCCCAGGTGAGATGGCCTCGGGCCTGCGAAAACACCTGCCCTTCAATCTGAAAAAGTCCTTGCTGTTGCAGGATTCATCAAGCCCGGGAAGGAACATTCCGGGAAAAAGGAGCGTGTCGGGATGGTCTTCCGTTGGCTTGTGGCCCTTGTTGTGGTCGGCTTCCTCGGAATACAGTTCGTTCCTGTCGAACGGACAAATCCTCCCGTGACTGCAGCCTTCGCGGGACCGCCAGAGGTAAAGGCAGTGCTGGAACGGAGCTGCTACGATTGCCATTCCAATGAGACCCGGTGGCCTTGGTATAGCCGGGTTGCTCCCGTCTCCTGGATGGTGTCAAGGCACGTGCGGGAGGGACGGGAGCACCTGAACTTCTCGCAGTGGGACCCCCGAAAAGAAGGTGGGGAGGCAGCCAAGGAGATCTGGGAGGAGGTGGACAAGGGTCGAATGCCTTTGAGGTCTTACCTGCTTGCCCACCCCTCGGCCCGGCTCTCACAGGCGGACCGCGACGTTCTTCGCAAGTGGGCCGCGCAAGCCGCCCCTGCTGAGAAAGACGAGGCCGGTGCGCGCCAGAGGCAAGAGACCGACGAATACGAGCGGCACCACAAGGAGCACGAAGAGCGGGGTAAGTGATGCTCTGGAGCAGGCAGCGGGCGGCCTGCAGTGCTCCCAGAGTTCCCGGTTATCTCGGATGAGGATAGTGGCCGCCTGATGGACTCGTGGAAATGCGCCACTTCCGTCATCACCCAGATCCCTCCGGAAGTTATGTCCTGGAAGTGGCATCCTTCCACAATGACATCCCCTGTCTGCAGAAGGAATCCCCGGGCGCGGTTGCGAGAGACACGAAGGGCGGGCGCTCCCAGTCTATGCTCAGGTTCCGGACGGTCACGTTCCGGCAGCCCCAGAACAGAAATCCGCCAGTCAGCCCGTGAAAAACCAGGTGCGCCCCGCGCGGCCGTCTATGGTCAGATTGTCGAGTCCGCTGACGACGATGGATGTCCCGCCCTGCTCGGATAGGGCACCCGCGTGGGAGTCATAGCGTCCGGGCTGGAACACGAGCACTGGGCGCGCGTGCTTTTTGCTTTCTTCCAGCGCAGCCCGGACGGCCTGGGTGTCGTCTTTGCCGTCGCCGGGAACCGCCCTGACGGGCACCTCCACAGGCCGCGTATCCTGTGCATCATCTGCCGCGCTCGCCAGCACGGGCATTGCAATCACGATCGCTGCCACAGCCGGCATCACAGATAGCCCCATCTGCCCTTCCTTTCGCATGGTTCGTCCCAGCGACTGCTTGCACTCGCGGGGCTATAATCCCTTGCGCTTCAGTCAAAAGCAGACCGGGAAGGCCAGAATGTCAGAGAAACTTTTCAACCCTGAGAACGCCGGACGTCTTGACGACCCGGAGCGGCGGAAATGGCTGCCGCCGGAGGCCGTGCTGGACTTGCTGGAGCTCCGTGAGGGGATGACGGTGGCCGATGTAGGCGCCGGAACGGGATACTTCGCCCTGCCCCTGGCGGAGAGATTGGGCAGCGCCGGTGTGGTCCTGGCTGTTGACATCCAGCCCGCAATGCTTGAGCGATTGAAAGCCAATCTGGTCGGTCAGCCGGCGAGCGAGCGGATAAGGCCCTCTTTGGGAGCCGCTGATGCCACGGGTCTGCCGGATGCCTCCGCGGATCTGGTGCTGCTGGCCAACGTCTGGCACGAGGTGGACGACCACGCCGCCGTTCTGCGGGAGACAGAGCGGATCCTGAGACCGGGCGGCAGGCTGGCCATCCTGGACTGGCGGACAGATGTGGAGCAGCCCCCCGGCCCCCCCCTGGACCATCGCGTCTCGCCGGCCCGCACGTACATTGCGTTGGAGGATGCTGGCTGGAGTGTCCATCTGACGGACGACGTGGGCGACTACAGCTATCTGATGATTGCCGCGCCGCCGCGGAGGTGATTATCCGGCCTTAGCTGCCAAGCGGAGGGCGGAAGCGGGCCCTCCTGCGCGCCTGCGATGCTCGCCCATTCGAACGGGGGACTCACGCCGTAGCCGAAGTCCCGGGATCTGCCGCCGGATGGATCAGGAGGGAAGGATGTCAGAGAGAAACGGAACAGCGCCTCTCCGGTCTGAAACGGCGTGAAGTTGGTGCGGTATTTATTCTGTAGCATTAATTCAGGCGCTGTTTCCGAGTGCTGGATTCAGGGAGGTTGCCGTCCAGATTCCCGGAACCGAGTGCAGCTAAGGTTCCCTGCAACCGTTGCTTCGGGTTGCGCTGCGCACACTACTTGTCTATAATCAAGCAGTGAATGCGCAATTCATGCGTGATTCTTGTGCATCTGTTGCTCGAACATTGCAGCGCGGTTGGCTACAATCATGAGCCTTTCCACCAGCACACGCCGTGACGAGATTCTCCATCGGGCGCTTGCCCGTGGCCATGTTGACGTTCGCGGCCTGGCGGCCGAGTTGGGAGTCTCCGAGGCCACCGTGCGCCGTGATCTGCGCGCCCTGTCCGAGGCCGGGCATCTGGAACTTGTCTACGGTGGCGCCACGCTCCCAAAGGCGGCGGACGTCTCTCTGGCGTCCCGGGCGCTGCGGAATATGGAGGCCAAGCGCCTGATCGGCATGCTGGCGGGAGAACTGGTGCGCGACCACGAGATGCTTTACGTGGACGGAGGCACCACCTGCTTCGAAATGCGCCACCTCCTCAAGCGGCGCAGGGGACTGTCCGTCATCGTCAATTCCTGGAGATGGGCGGTAGAGTTGTCGGGTGTGGACGCCTGCAGCGTCATCCTGATTGGAGGACACTACCGTCATGAGCGGGAGGACTGTGTGGGCCCGCTGGCGGCACAGTCCATCGACCAGTTGCGCGGTTATGTGGCGTTTATCTCGGCGGACGGCCTGGACAAGGAGTTCGGGCTCTGGTCCAATGACATCGAGACTGCATACCTGTATCAGCACGTGGTGCGCAACGCTCGTGAGACCGTTCTGCTGGTGGACCACAGCAAGTTTGCGTCCCCTTCGCTGTTCCGCATCTGCGGATGGGAATGTGTCTCCCGCCTGGTAACGGACCGCGATCCCGGCCCCCAGTGGAGGGAGTTCCTTGAAGAACGCGGCGTTTCCGTTGTGTCTGGAGGAGAGTCGGATCTCCTGTTTTCAGGAAGAGATAACCAGTGATGGGTAGCCAGAACGGCGAAAGGTTTCCCGGTCCAGAGTCCCGGCGCATGCTGGAAGAGCTCGGCCGATATGTCATCGCCACGCCCTGGCCCTTCGTGGTTGATCTGGAGCGTTCGCACGGTCTGTGGCTGGTCACAGTGGACGGGCAGGAGATCTTCGACTGGGCAGGCTACTACGCGTCCAAGTTGATCGGACACAACCATCCCGGCCTGCAGGATCCGGATTATCTGCGCCGCCTTGCCCGGGCCGCCAACAATAAGACTGCGAACCCGGACTCTCTCACCCCGGAGTGCCTCGAGTACTACCGCCTGATCCACTCGCTGGCTCCCTGCTGCATGGCCTCGGCGAGCGATGACCTGGAGGTCTACGCGGTGAACTCCGGCGCGGAGGCGGTGGAGAATATGATGAAGTACTTCATCAATCTCTACCTGCAGAAGCACGGCCCGCCGGAGCCTTCCAGCACTCCCCGCCGCTTCATCTATTTCGATCAGGCGTTTCACGGACGAACCGTTTTCGCGTTGAACGTCACCCAGCTGGCGCACGCTCCGGTTGTTACCCGGGACTTCAGGGGATTCGACCACGGCAACTATCAGGCCGTCTTTCCCGCCGTGGACACCACCGCGCCGCATTCAGACAACGTCGCCCGAACCAATGCATCGCTCGCGCAGCTGGAAAGCCTGCTTCAGGCGGATTCGCGGAACATCGTCGGCATCATCGTGGAGCCACTGCAAGGAGCGGGCGGCCACCGTGTGGCCCTGCCGGAGTTTTACCGGGCGCTTAGCGAACTTGCGCACCGCTACGATGTGTCGCTGGGCTTCGACGAGGTGCAGACGGCAGGCGGTCAGACCGGGTCGTTTTTCGCAGTGGATCTGTTCGATCTGCCGCATCCGCCACAGGCTGTCGCTGCGGCCAAGAAGCTCGGCTGCGGGGTGGTATACATGCTTCACCCTATGCAGGACCGCGGCGTGCTGGACTCCACTTGGGGCGGAACCCTTGCCGATATGGTCCGGTTCGTCCGGGAGATGGAGATCGTGCGGGCTGAGCGGCTTATCGAGCAGGTTCCGGCGAAAGCCACGCATCTGGTGGAGCATCTGCGGCGGTTAGAGGCGCGTTTCCCCTCGGTGATGTACAACGTCCGGGGTCTGGGACTCTACCAGGGTTGGAGCATGCGGACTCCCGAGCTGCGGGATCGTCTGCAGGAGGTAGCTCTTCAGGGTTTCGGCCTGCTGCTCCTCGGGGCGGGCACGGACACCATCCGCCTCAGGCCGGTGCTGGACGTGTCGGAAGAGGAGATTGATCTGCTGGCGGAGCGCCTGGAGGCTGCGCTGGCAGCGTTGTGAGCCGGCCGTCTGTTTGAATGGCTGGCGCCAAAAGAACTTATCAGAAGACCAATCACGGATAGTCAGGAGAGACAATGCCGAAAAGCATCCCGATTCACCCGAAAGATGTGCGAAAGAGCGGAATGCTCAAGTTCGAGCCTATCCCGCTGAATCAGTATCGGAGAAAGTTTAAAGACGAGCTGGACCGCTTCGCGCGGGAGGACCTGCTTCGCATCTATTACGACATGGTGGTGATCCGCCAGTTCGAGAGCATGCTGAACGAGGTCAAGACAAAGACCAGCTTCCGTGGGATCGAGTACAACCACAGAGGTCCGGCTCATCTTTCCATCGGTCAGGAGGCTTGTGCCGTTGGGCAGGCGTTTCTGCTGGGCGTTGACGACCACATCTTCGGAAGCCACCGCAGCCACGGAGAGATCCTGGCCAAGGGTCTGTCCGCGATCGCCAAGCTCGGGGAAGACGAGCTTATGGACATTATGAAGTCCTACAATGATGGACTCACGCTGAAAGTGGTGGAGACGCAGCTTCCGGATGACGACTCTGCGCCCTCCGATGTCCGGTCGCTTGCCATTGATTACCTCATTTACGGGGCGCTCGCGGAGATCTTCGGACGGGAAGCGGGCTTCAACAAAGGCCTGGGCGGATCCATGCACGCCTTCTTCACGCCGTTTGGCATCTACCCCAACAATGCCATCGTGGGCGGTTCCGGAGACATCGCCGTCGGCGCTGCGCTGTTCAAGAAGGTGAATCACCGCCCTGGAATCGTCATCTGCAACATCGGTGATGCTGCGGCCGGTTGCGGACCTGTCTGGGAGGGTTTATGCTTCGCCACCATGGACCAATTCAAGACCCTCTGGGACGAGCAGCACCGCGGAGGTCTGCCCATCATCTTTAACTTTGTGAATAACTTCTACGGTATGGGTGGCCAGCCCGTGGGCGAAACCATGGGCTTTGGAGTGCTGGCTCGGATGGGAGCTGGACTGACGCCGGATCAGTTGCATGCAGAGCGTGTGGACGGCTACAACCCGCTGGCCGTCATTGACGCCATTGCCCGAAAGAAAGAGCTCTTGGAGCAGGGTCACGGGCCCGTTCTTCTGGATACGCTGACCTATCGTTTCAGCGGCCATTCTCCCTCGGATGCCTCTTCCTACCGCGACCGCTCCGAAGTCGAGGAGTGGATGCAGCAGGACTCCATCAAGAGCTATGGCGAGGAGCTCGTGAAATCCGGCCTTTGCTCGGAGCAGGACCTGCGCGAGATGGAGCGGGACGTGGAGACGCGGATCTTCCGCGCCTACCGCAAGGCCGTGGATCTGGAGCTCTCGCCCCGCGCCGATCTATACTCCGTGGGTAGCCTGCTGGAGCAGGTGATGTTCTCCAACCAGAAGATCGAGAACCTGGATCCGGGCCGCGAGCCGGAGACGCTCATTCCTATCGAGGAGAACCCGCGGGTGAAGCAGCTGGCCGGCAAAAGCCGTTCTGGCCTGGACGCCGACGGCAACCCCCTCCCGAAAGGGAAGTGTGTGGCGCTGCGGGATGCCATCTTCGAGGCCATTCTGGACCGGTTCTACGTGGATCCCACGTTGGTGGCTTACGGCGAGGAGAACCGCGACTGGGGCGGAGCATTCGCGGTCTACCGGGGGCTCACGGAAGCGCTGCCGTATCATCGCCTGTTCAACACGCCCATCTCCGAGGGAGCCATCGTGGGGACGGGCGTTGGCTACGGTCTGGAGGGCGGACGGGCCATCGTCGAGCTGATGTACTGCGACTTCATGGGGCGCGCCGGAGACGAGATCTTCAATCAGCTCTCCAAGTGGCAGTCAATGTCCGGTGGGATGCTTAAGATGCCGGTGGTCCTGCGCGTGTCCGTGGGCTCCAAGTACGGCGCGCAGCATAGTCAGGACTGGACGTCCATCTGCGCTCACATCCCGGGGCTGAAGGTGGTTTTCCCGGCCACTCCGTACGACGCCAAGGGGCTGATGTACTCCGCTCTGGTCGGGACGGATCCTGTCGTGTTCTTCGAGAGTCAGCGGATCTACGATATGCCGGAGCTGTTCCACGGAGCCGAAGGGGTGCCGGAGGGCTACTACGAGGTTCCAATCGGAGTTCCGGATATCAAGAAGCCGGGCTCGGATCTCACCATCCTGACCGTCGGCGCCACCCTGTACCGCGCCCTGGAGGCGGCTCGTACGTTGGAGGAGCAATACGGAATATCCTGCGAGGTCATCGACGCGCGCTCGCTGGTTCCGTTCGATTACTCCTTGGTCATCGAATCGGTGAAGAAGACAGGGCGCATCCTCCTGGCGTCTGATGCCTGCGAGAGGGGGAGCATCCTGCAGACGTTCGCCGCCAAGATCTCGCACTTCTGTTTCGACGATCTGGATGCGCCGCCGGTGGTCGTCGGTGCGCGCAACTGGATCACGCCCGCGGACGAGGTGGAGGACAGCTTCTTCCCGTTCCCGTCCGATATCCTGGATGCCGTGCATGAGCATATCCAGCGTCTGCCTGGATACACGGTGAAGCGCCCGAACGACCTCGAGGAGCTCCAGCGGCGCAGCCGGCTGGGAATCTGATGGGCAACGCCGGAGGGGTGACCCCTCGCCCCACCTTCCTGCCCTGGCAGAATCTAAGATAGACTGGACAGGGCCGGGCGCTCCTTGGCGCCCGGCCGGGTGATTTACTATGCGCATGCGCGTCATCGCCTGCGGCGTCTTCGAGCCGTATCTGGAACATCTCGCCTCGGAGGAAGGCGCCTCCGTCAGTGTCCGCGTGCTTGACGCCGGGCTGCACGAGGCGCCTGGAGAGCTCCGCCTGCAACTGCAGAAGGAGATCGACGAATCCTCCGCGGGCGGGCAGTACGACGCGATCGTTCTCGTCTACGGTCTGTGCGGGCGCGGAGTGGCAAATCTGGCGTCGCGGGGGGTCCCCGTCGCTATGCCCCGCGCTCACGACTGTATCACCCTGTTTCTGGGATCGCGCGAGGAATATCTTCGCCAGTTCCGGTCCAATCCCGGCACCCTGTATCACACGCGGGGATGGATCGAGCAGAAGATCAACCCGCGCAATCGCGACGCCGCGCAGCTCTACCGGCGTTACGGCACGGAGGACATCTCCGCTCATCCAGACTTCGGGCGCCTGAGCGAAGCCTACGGCGAAGAGAACGCGGGATTCATACTTTCTTTCCTGGACGGCTGGAAGAAGAACTACACACGCGCGGCTTACATAGACCTTGGGATTCCGGGAGAGGAGGTCTGCAAAGCGTTTACCCGCCAGGCGGCCGCATTACTGGGCTGGAACCACGAGGAGATCCGTGGGGACCTGGATCTGCTGCGTAGCCTGGTGCGGGGCAACTGGGACGACGAGCGGATATTCGTGCTGCCGCCCCATCACCGGGTGGTGGCCACCGGAGACGACCGCATCTACGATGCCGTGGCGCTGGAATCGGAGGGGCTGCCGGATGGCGTGTTTTCGGACCAGGACGTGGTTGTTGTTTGCGAAGGCGGCTCCGGCGGGGCGTCCGGGATCGGGCTCGGGATAGACGCCGGAGGCACCTACACGGATGCTG
The sequence above is drawn from the Armatimonadota bacterium genome and encodes:
- a CDS encoding fibrillarin-like rRNA methylase; the protein is MSEKLFNPENAGRLDDPERRKWLPPEAVLDLLELREGMTVADVGAGTGYFALPLAERLGSAGVVLAVDIQPAMLERLKANLVGQPASERIRPSLGAADATGLPDASADLVLLANVWHEVDDHAAVLRETERILRPGGRLAILDWRTDVEQPPGPPLDHRVSPARTYIALEDAGWSVHLTDDVGDYSYLMIAAPPRR
- a CDS encoding DeoR family transcriptional regulator: MGVSEATVRRDLRALSEAGHLELVYGGATLPKAADVSLASRALRNMEAKRLIGMLAGELVRDHEMLYVDGGTTCFEMRHLLKRRRGLSVIVNSWRWAVELSGVDACSVILIGGHYRHEREDCVGPLAAQSIDQLRGYVAFISADGLDKEFGLWSNDIETAYLYQHVVRNARETVLLVDHSKFASPSLFRICGWECVSRLVTDRDPGPQWREFLEERGVSVVSGGESDLLFSGRDNQ
- a CDS encoding L-lysine 6-transaminase; the encoded protein is MGSQNGERFPGPESRRMLEELGRYVIATPWPFVVDLERSHGLWLVTVDGQEIFDWAGYYASKLIGHNHPGLQDPDYLRRLARAANNKTANPDSLTPECLEYYRLIHSLAPCCMASASDDLEVYAVNSGAEAVENMMKYFINLYLQKHGPPEPSSTPRRFIYFDQAFHGRTVFALNVTQLAHAPVVTRDFRGFDHGNYQAVFPAVDTTAPHSDNVARTNASLAQLESLLQADSRNIVGIIVEPLQGAGGHRVALPEFYRALSELAHRYDVSLGFDEVQTAGGQTGSFFAVDLFDLPHPPQAVAAAKKLGCGVVYMLHPMQDRGVLDSTWGGTLADMVRFVREMEIVRAERLIEQVPAKATHLVEHLRRLEARFPSVMYNVRGLGLYQGWSMRTPELRDRLQEVALQGFGLLLLGAGTDTIRLRPVLDVSEEEIDLLAERLEAALAAL
- a CDS encoding pyruvate dehydrogenase E1 subunit beta, which encodes MPKSIPIHPKDVRKSGMLKFEPIPLNQYRRKFKDELDRFAREDLLRIYYDMVVIRQFESMLNEVKTKTSFRGIEYNHRGPAHLSIGQEACAVGQAFLLGVDDHIFGSHRSHGEILAKGLSAIAKLGEDELMDIMKSYNDGLTLKVVETQLPDDDSAPSDVRSLAIDYLIYGALAEIFGREAGFNKGLGGSMHAFFTPFGIYPNNAIVGGSGDIAVGAALFKKVNHRPGIVICNIGDAAAGCGPVWEGLCFATMDQFKTLWDEQHRGGLPIIFNFVNNFYGMGGQPVGETMGFGVLARMGAGLTPDQLHAERVDGYNPLAVIDAIARKKELLEQGHGPVLLDTLTYRFSGHSPSDASSYRDRSEVEEWMQQDSIKSYGEELVKSGLCSEQDLREMERDVETRIFRAYRKAVDLELSPRADLYSVGSLLEQVMFSNQKIENLDPGREPETLIPIEENPRVKQLAGKSRSGLDADGNPLPKGKCVALRDAIFEAILDRFYVDPTLVAYGEENRDWGGAFAVYRGLTEALPYHRLFNTPISEGAIVGTGVGYGLEGGRAIVELMYCDFMGRAGDEIFNQLSKWQSMSGGMLKMPVVLRVSVGSKYGAQHSQDWTSICAHIPGLKVVFPATPYDAKGLMYSALVGTDPVVFFESQRIYDMPELFHGAEGVPEGYYEVPIGVPDIKKPGSDLTILTVGATLYRALEAARTLEEQYGISCEVIDARSLVPFDYSLVIESVKKTGRILLASDACERGSILQTFAAKISHFCFDDLDAPPVVVGARNWITPADEVEDSFFPFPSDILDAVHEHIQRLPGYTVKRPNDLEELQRRSRLGI